Proteins encoded within one genomic window of Kaistia algarum:
- a CDS encoding DUF2259 domain-containing protein encodes MSCLLVASGSAVLAGDFAGRDILGFSADGSRFAFEEFGVQDGSGFPYCNIFVIDTAKDAWVPGSPVRKRIDDETARVATACRSASEQAAPLIANIDERGDLLASNPITESGREPYEIIFKRRPVLQLDNPDWKLRLERIALPATVSWAGDAKTFGYRLILDTPEGSRVLHEDKSLPESRGVPLDYRIHDVVIRQPFGQPASLAVIVMVLTKGFEGPDGRYLAVTAQLPG; translated from the coding sequence GTGAGTTGCCTCCTTGTGGCCTCGGGCAGCGCGGTGCTGGCCGGCGATTTCGCCGGACGCGATATTCTCGGCTTCTCCGCGGACGGCTCGCGCTTCGCCTTCGAGGAATTCGGCGTCCAGGACGGATCCGGCTTCCCCTATTGCAACATCTTCGTGATCGACACGGCGAAGGATGCATGGGTCCCCGGCTCGCCGGTCCGGAAGCGGATCGACGACGAGACCGCGCGCGTCGCCACGGCCTGTCGTTCAGCCTCGGAGCAAGCAGCGCCGCTGATCGCCAATATCGACGAGCGTGGCGATCTCCTTGCTTCCAACCCGATCACCGAGAGCGGGCGCGAACCTTACGAAATCATCTTCAAGCGTCGGCCGGTGCTTCAACTCGATAATCCGGATTGGAAGCTGCGGCTGGAGCGGATCGCGCTTCCCGCCACCGTCAGTTGGGCTGGCGACGCCAAGACTTTCGGCTATCGCCTGATCCTCGACACGCCGGAAGGGAGCCGCGTCCTGCATGAGGACAAGTCGCTTCCCGAGAGTCGCGGCGTTCCGCTCGACTATCGCATCCACGACGTCGTCATCCGTCAGCCGTTCGGCCAGCCGGCGAGCTTGGCCGTGATCGTCATGGTTCTGACCAAGGGCTTCGAGGGACCGGACGGGCGGTACCTTGCCGTGACCGCCCAGCTTCCCGGCTAG
- the rpe gene encoding ribulose-phosphate 3-epimerase: MAPSPLIAPSILASDFSRLGEEMRAVESAGADWIHLDIMDGHFVPNITFGPPVIAALRPLSDKFFDVHLMIAPTDAYLEAFAEAGADGMTVHAEAGPHLHRSLQAIRGLGKKAGVAINPATPVEALSYVLDDIDLVLVMSVNPGFGGQAFIPASIEKIRQVRLLIEGRPIHIEVDGGITPDTAEAVVRAGADVLVAGSAVFKGGPEAYARNIEAIRGGTQFA; this comes from the coding sequence ATGGCCCCGAGCCCCCTGATCGCCCCATCGATCCTAGCCTCCGATTTTTCGCGGCTAGGCGAGGAAATGCGGGCCGTCGAATCGGCCGGCGCCGATTGGATCCATCTGGACATCATGGATGGCCATTTTGTGCCGAACATCACCTTCGGTCCACCGGTGATCGCGGCCTTGCGTCCGCTCAGCGACAAGTTCTTCGACGTCCATCTGATGATTGCCCCGACCGATGCTTACCTGGAGGCTTTCGCCGAAGCGGGCGCCGACGGGATGACGGTCCACGCCGAGGCCGGGCCGCACCTCCACCGTTCGCTGCAGGCGATCCGCGGTCTCGGCAAGAAGGCGGGTGTGGCGATCAATCCAGCGACGCCCGTCGAAGCTCTTTCCTATGTGCTGGACGATATCGATCTCGTCTTGGTGATGAGCGTCAATCCCGGCTTTGGCGGTCAGGCCTTCATTCCCGCGTCGATCGAGAAGATCCGCCAGGTACGCCTCCTGATCGAAGGCCGGCCGATCCACATCGAGGTCGATGGCGGGATCACGCCGGATACGGCCGAAGCCGTCGTCCGGGCCGGCGCCGATGTGCTGGTGGCAGGTTCGGCCGTGTTCAAGGGAGGGCCTGAGGCCTATGCGAGGAACATCGAGGCGATCCGTGGTGGCACCCAATTCGCCTGA
- a CDS encoding NAD(P)/FAD-dependent oxidoreductase: protein MEKFDTIVLGAGIVGVSAAIHLLKRNRSVLLVDKAPAGEGTSYGNAGVIEREGFYPIVFPRQVGELVGIARNNQTRLHYNPRFLPKVASWLLQLRAASSEAGIAAYAEAMNPILSHAAAEHGALAGKGRAVEFYRGTGWLRGYRTAQSFDAGTKRQLALADHFGVRYQVLGAHEISDLEPDLAPVFERAILWPDSVSVSSPGGVTKAFARLFELMGGTFAQGDGRSLRREGDLWTVDYSGLSAQAPDVVVAMGPWSMDLLRPLGYRFPFAVKRGYHLHFKPRGDAALDRPVVDVDHGYVLTPMRQGYRITSGIEFDDRDAPPTPVQIDRILPQARAIFPLGEPIEREPWMGARPCFPDSMPIVGPAPRHPGLWLDFGHGHLGFTLGPATGRLLAELITREMPFVDPDPFRATRFRG from the coding sequence ATGGAAAAGTTCGATACGATCGTGCTCGGCGCCGGTATCGTCGGTGTCTCGGCAGCGATCCATCTCCTGAAGCGCAATCGCTCCGTCCTGCTGGTGGACAAGGCGCCGGCCGGGGAAGGAACCTCCTACGGCAATGCCGGCGTGATCGAGCGCGAGGGCTTTTACCCGATCGTTTTCCCGCGGCAGGTTGGTGAACTCGTCGGTATTGCCCGCAACAACCAGACGCGGCTCCACTATAATCCCCGTTTCCTGCCGAAGGTTGCGTCCTGGCTGTTGCAGCTTCGGGCGGCGTCTTCGGAGGCCGGAATTGCGGCTTATGCCGAGGCGATGAACCCGATCCTGTCCCATGCCGCGGCCGAGCATGGAGCGCTTGCCGGGAAGGGCCGGGCCGTCGAGTTTTATCGCGGCACGGGTTGGCTCCGCGGCTACCGCACCGCGCAGAGCTTTGATGCCGGAACCAAACGGCAGCTGGCGCTCGCCGATCATTTCGGCGTTCGCTATCAGGTGCTCGGCGCCCACGAAATCTCCGATCTCGAACCGGATCTCGCCCCGGTCTTCGAGCGCGCGATCCTGTGGCCCGACTCGGTCTCTGTCTCGAGTCCAGGCGGCGTCACCAAGGCATTCGCCCGTCTGTTCGAGCTGATGGGCGGAACATTCGCGCAAGGGGATGGGCGATCGCTGCGCCGGGAAGGCGATCTTTGGACGGTCGATTATTCGGGCCTGTCGGCGCAGGCGCCAGATGTGGTCGTGGCTATGGGACCGTGGTCGATGGACCTGCTGCGCCCGCTCGGATACCGCTTTCCCTTCGCGGTGAAGCGCGGCTACCATCTTCACTTCAAGCCCCGTGGCGACGCCGCGCTAGACCGTCCCGTCGTCGACGTGGACCATGGCTATGTCCTGACGCCGATGCGTCAGGGTTATCGGATTACCTCCGGTATCGAGTTCGATGATCGCGATGCGCCGCCGACGCCGGTGCAGATCGACCGCATCCTGCCGCAGGCGCGCGCGATCTTCCCGCTTGGCGAGCCGATCGAGCGCGAGCCCTGGATGGGCGCGCGGCCCTGTTTTCCAGATTCGATGCCGATCGTGGGTCCGGCGCCCCGCCATCCCGGCCTGTGGCTCGATTTTGGCCACGGACATTTGGGATTCACCCTCGGACCGGCCACGGGCCGGCTCCTGGCGGAGCTGATCACGCGGGAGATGCCCTTCGTCGATCCGGATCCGTTCCGGGCGACGCGGTTCCGCGGCTGA
- a CDS encoding branched-chain amino acid ABC transporter substrate-binding protein codes for MLRRLVLPLITIPLAAPASADIRIAVIAPLTGQFQTLGKQVRDGVQKAVADLNAKGGIGGETVVLDVEDDACKAENAAAAANRAAGRGDVLVIGHVCYEAAQAAASVYAQSGIVLISPAVSADSFTDRRAGPSIFRLAAADRAQGLVAGSFLARRYAKARIAILDDGSPYAQPIAEGVRKSLSDAGIREARRDNFDGGAKDYDDLAGRLIDDAIDVVFVGGYQADIAAILKSLRAAKSAMVVMGPDSIATTQFTDLAGDRADGTLFTFFTDWRRVPGAAKAIADFRASGIEPVGFVLPAYAGVEIWASARASASDNAAIAAHIQKDTFQTVLGNVAFSDYGSAQIPAFSIFRWQDGNVVQVE; via the coding sequence ATGCTCCGACGCCTCGTTCTTCCCCTTATCACGATCCCCCTCGCCGCTCCGGCCTCGGCGGATATCCGCATCGCGGTGATCGCGCCGCTGACCGGCCAGTTCCAGACACTGGGTAAGCAGGTCCGCGACGGCGTCCAGAAGGCGGTTGCCGATCTGAATGCGAAGGGCGGCATCGGCGGCGAGACGGTCGTGCTCGATGTCGAAGACGACGCCTGCAAGGCCGAGAACGCGGCAGCGGCGGCGAACCGCGCGGCGGGACGCGGTGACGTGCTGGTCATCGGTCATGTCTGCTACGAAGCCGCGCAGGCCGCTGCCTCGGTCTATGCGCAGAGCGGCATCGTCCTGATCTCGCCGGCTGTCTCGGCCGATTCCTTCACCGACCGGCGGGCAGGACCGTCGATCTTCCGCCTCGCCGCCGCCGATCGGGCTCAAGGGCTAGTCGCCGGCAGTTTCCTGGCGCGACGCTACGCCAAGGCCAGGATCGCAATCCTGGACGATGGATCGCCCTATGCGCAGCCGATCGCCGAGGGCGTCCGCAAGTCGCTCAGCGACGCCGGCATCCGCGAGGCGCGCCGGGATAATTTTGACGGCGGCGCGAAGGACTATGACGACCTGGCCGGCCGGCTGATCGACGACGCGATCGATGTGGTTTTCGTCGGCGGCTATCAGGCCGATATCGCCGCCATCTTGAAGTCGCTGCGGGCAGCCAAGTCGGCGATGGTGGTCATGGGCCCCGATTCGATCGCCACGACGCAGTTCACCGATCTGGCCGGCGACCGGGCAGACGGAACGCTGTTCACGTTCTTTACCGACTGGCGCCGAGTCCCCGGCGCCGCCAAGGCAATCGCCGACTTCCGCGCGTCCGGCATCGAGCCGGTCGGCTTCGTCCTGCCGGCCTATGCCGGTGTCGAGATCTGGGCTTCGGCACGGGCTAGTGCTTCGGACAACGCCGCCATCGCGGCGCATATCCAGAAGGACACCTTCCAAACAGTCCTCGGCAATGTCGCCTTCAGCGACTATGGCAGCGCGCAGATCCCGGCCTTTTCCATCTTCCGCTGGCAGGACGGCAACGTAGTTCAGGTTGAGTGA
- a CDS encoding branched-chain amino acid ABC transporter substrate-binding protein — MKKSLMTGLVLAAGLAFAGAAHADDIKLGIAGPLTGPNAAFGAQLQKGAEQAAADINAAGGVNGSKFVVELGDDVSDPKQGVSVANKFVGDGVTYVLGHFNSGVSIPSSEVYAENGIFQISPASTNPKFTERGLWNTFRTCGRDDQQGGVAGQYIIEHLKDKKLAIIHDKTPYGQGLADETKKTANAGGVTEVIYEGINVGDKDFSSLISKMKSAGVEVIYYGGLHQEAGLIVRQAAEQGLKAVLFSGDGITDREFAAIAGPAAEGTLMTFGPDPRLNPDAAEVVAKFRANGFEPEAYTLYSYAGVQVIAQAIAKAGTADPQKVAEVVKSGGPWKTVIGELSFDAKGDRTTADYVVYSWIKGADGKLDYKQL, encoded by the coding sequence ATGAAGAAATCCCTGATGACCGGTCTCGTGCTTGCAGCGGGACTGGCATTTGCAGGCGCAGCCCATGCAGATGACATCAAGCTTGGTATTGCCGGCCCGCTTACCGGTCCGAACGCCGCCTTTGGCGCGCAGCTTCAGAAGGGCGCCGAGCAGGCTGCCGCGGACATCAATGCCGCCGGTGGCGTCAATGGCTCCAAGTTCGTCGTCGAGCTCGGCGATGACGTCTCCGACCCCAAGCAGGGCGTCTCGGTCGCCAACAAGTTCGTTGGTGACGGCGTGACCTACGTGCTCGGCCACTTCAATTCCGGTGTGTCGATCCCGTCTTCGGAAGTCTATGCCGAGAACGGCATCTTCCAGATTTCTCCCGCTTCGACGAACCCCAAGTTCACGGAGCGCGGCCTCTGGAACACCTTCCGCACCTGCGGCCGTGATGACCAGCAGGGCGGCGTCGCCGGCCAGTACATCATCGAGCATCTGAAGGACAAGAAGCTCGCCATCATCCACGACAAGACCCCGTATGGTCAGGGCCTTGCCGACGAGACCAAGAAGACGGCCAATGCCGGCGGCGTCACCGAGGTGATCTACGAAGGCATCAATGTCGGCGACAAGGACTTCTCGTCGCTGATCTCCAAGATGAAGTCGGCCGGCGTCGAGGTCATCTATTATGGCGGCCTGCATCAGGAAGCCGGCCTCATCGTTCGCCAGGCCGCCGAGCAGGGCCTGAAGGCGGTCCTCTTCTCCGGCGACGGCATCACCGACCGTGAATTCGCCGCCATCGCCGGCCCGGCCGCCGAAGGCACTCTGATGACCTTCGGCCCGGATCCGCGCCTGAACCCGGATGCGGCCGAAGTCGTCGCGAAGTTCCGTGCCAACGGCTTCGAGCCGGAAGCCTACACGCTCTACTCCTATGCCGGCGTGCAGGTCATCGCCCAGGCGATCGCCAAGGCCGGCACCGCCGACCCGCAGAAGGTCGCCGAAGTCGTGAAGTCCGGCGGCCCGTGGAAGACCGTCATCGGCGAGCTCTCCTTCGACGCCAAGGGCGACCGCACGACGGCCGACTATGTCGTCTATTCCTGGATCAAGGGCGCCGACGGCAAGCTCGACTACAAGCAGCTCTGA
- a CDS encoding DUF6867 family protein, with protein MNILFENFSIGLLVFKMLAAAGAWMAGRACALTWRPFAPVIAYVAILSFGVRFIDFALFGGTLLSLHYWLVDLVVLLVVGSAAYRYTLANQMVSQYYWLYDKSGVLSWRAK; from the coding sequence ATGAATATCCTGTTTGAGAATTTCTCGATCGGTCTCCTGGTCTTCAAAATGCTTGCGGCCGCCGGAGCGTGGATGGCGGGGCGCGCCTGTGCGCTCACCTGGCGACCTTTCGCTCCGGTCATCGCCTATGTGGCGATCCTCTCCTTCGGTGTCCGCTTCATCGATTTCGCGCTTTTCGGGGGCACGCTGCTCTCCCTGCACTATTGGCTCGTCGACCTCGTCGTTCTCCTGGTGGTCGGTTCGGCAGCCTATCGTTACACCTTGGCCAACCAGATGGTCTCGCAATATTATTGGCTCTACGACAAGTCGGGAGTTCTTTCCTGGCGTGCAAAGTAA